Proteins encoded by one window of Cellvibrio sp. KY-GH-1:
- a CDS encoding CvpA family protein, with amino-acid sequence MHISTIVFFALLAFFTWRGYQKGFIQAITHILSWIVAYPAAIFFTKPFAKWIIANTALDGLLVYFIAGASIFLVVSLIVTILLNLLAKLIPENETTAMGSKIGGAGVGVLMGALIGLLVVYGLSVVITPKTAPTAIASNNTATEAATTIDNEDSTTAVGVPHITDLEKTRDSFIEASAKKLIGTAAATAVDLALDDKTTTQVTKAFVEDPQSMLTNVQQVVNNDQLKQLMTDEKIQSIMTTGDTQALMRDPGFKELMNNPNIKALVAKSDIDSEAGSQAAAEKMIAAWNRVQTIKHDPRVIAIISDPEFQQQLNSPNKLQLMMNPKLNQLTEIIFSNETIPANGTTKYQLQDVNTTNTTDARASTNTQTAPAEDDGKPPTTIYRWTDENGQVHYSDKPIKDEQPKAK; translated from the coding sequence ATGCACATTAGTACCATCGTGTTTTTCGCGCTGCTCGCCTTTTTTACCTGGCGCGGCTACCAAAAAGGATTTATCCAAGCAATTACCCACATACTCAGTTGGATTGTCGCTTACCCCGCCGCCATTTTTTTCACCAAACCATTTGCCAAATGGATAATTGCCAATACCGCCCTGGATGGTTTACTGGTGTATTTTATTGCAGGCGCCAGTATTTTCTTGGTCGTTAGTTTGATAGTAACCATCCTGTTGAATTTACTCGCCAAACTTATTCCGGAAAATGAAACTACTGCAATGGGGTCCAAAATAGGTGGTGCCGGCGTAGGTGTATTAATGGGGGCGTTAATTGGCCTGCTCGTTGTTTATGGATTGAGCGTTGTAATAACCCCCAAAACTGCGCCCACCGCTATCGCCAGCAATAACACGGCCACAGAAGCAGCGACCACTATTGACAATGAAGACTCAACGACAGCCGTTGGCGTACCTCACATAACAGATTTGGAAAAAACCCGCGATTCATTTATTGAGGCCAGTGCGAAAAAGCTCATAGGTACCGCGGCCGCAACCGCGGTGGATTTAGCACTGGATGACAAAACCACTACCCAGGTCACCAAAGCCTTTGTAGAAGACCCTCAATCCATGCTGACCAATGTCCAACAAGTGGTTAACAATGATCAATTAAAACAATTAATGACTGACGAAAAAATTCAATCAATCATGACGACGGGCGATACCCAAGCGCTGATGCGCGACCCGGGATTCAAGGAATTAATGAACAACCCGAATATAAAAGCGTTGGTGGCAAAATCAGATATCGACAGCGAAGCAGGTTCACAAGCCGCTGCCGAAAAAATGATTGCTGCCTGGAACCGCGTCCAAACTATCAAGCACGACCCACGTGTAATAGCCATTATCAGCGACCCGGAATTTCAGCAACAATTAAACTCTCCAAACAAACTACAATTGATGATGAATCCGAAATTGAATCAGCTGACTGAGATTATTTTTAGCAATGAGACAATACCGGCCAATGGCACGACCAAATATCAACTGCAGGATGTGAATACAACGAATACCACTGATGCAAGAGCGAGTACCAATACTCAAACTGCTCCTGCAGAAGACGACGGAAAACCACCAACTACTATTTATCGTTGGACAGATGAAAACGGGCAAGTCCATTACTCTGACAAGCCCATAAAAGATGAACAACCAAAAGCTAAATAA
- a CDS encoding type II toxin-antitoxin system HipA family toxin yields the protein MQNLAEVWLWDKMVGALAWSPDTRLASFEYTPEWIETGVQIAPLRMPCQMQGQSIFQFPQLNPATYKGLPACFADTLPDDFGNAVINAWLARTGRDPQSFNPLERLLYSGKRGMGALEYAPALRQIKRPNDKLELESLIQLAQQVLDQRTGVNSNLHQTGNEDLTAILQVGTSAGGARAKALVAINQSRTEIRSGQVDAPDGFEHYLLKFDGVVEHSNHRETFGDPQGFGRMEYAYYLMAKDAGIDISPCELLIDGPRAHFLTKRFDRIGNHKLHYQSLCAMDHADFKQPGQYSYEQLFSVARQLRLSRRDAVEIYRRMVFNLIARNHDDHSKNVGFLLPGPRTAWQLAPAFDIAYSYKPGSPWVNSHQLNVNGKRDNFVMDDLLSIAKLISNFTKEAKAIIQQILGVVDQWHDYAERAEVRPEFAQQIKQNLRLKW from the coding sequence ATGCAAAACCTTGCTGAAGTCTGGCTGTGGGACAAAATGGTTGGCGCCCTCGCCTGGTCACCGGATACCCGGCTCGCCAGCTTTGAGTACACCCCGGAATGGATAGAAACCGGCGTACAAATCGCGCCACTGCGCATGCCTTGCCAGATGCAAGGCCAAAGCATCTTCCAATTTCCGCAATTGAATCCCGCAACTTACAAAGGTTTGCCGGCCTGCTTTGCCGATACCCTACCCGATGATTTCGGCAACGCAGTCATCAACGCATGGCTGGCGCGCACCGGGCGCGATCCGCAAAGTTTTAACCCGTTGGAGCGCTTACTCTACAGCGGAAAACGTGGCATGGGGGCACTGGAATACGCACCCGCGTTACGTCAGATTAAACGCCCTAATGACAAACTGGAGTTGGAATCACTCATACAGTTGGCGCAACAAGTCTTGGATCAGCGCACCGGCGTAAACAGTAACCTCCATCAAACAGGCAATGAAGACCTGACCGCAATCCTGCAAGTGGGGACATCTGCCGGTGGTGCACGCGCTAAAGCATTGGTCGCAATCAACCAATCGCGCACTGAAATTCGGTCTGGCCAAGTAGATGCACCCGATGGTTTCGAACATTATTTATTAAAGTTTGATGGCGTCGTTGAACACAGCAACCATCGCGAAACCTTTGGCGACCCACAGGGGTTTGGGCGCATGGAATACGCCTACTATTTAATGGCCAAGGATGCAGGAATCGATATCTCACCCTGCGAGTTACTGATTGATGGACCACGCGCGCACTTTTTAACAAAGCGCTTTGATCGCATTGGCAATCACAAATTGCATTACCAGTCGCTCTGCGCTATGGACCACGCCGATTTTAAACAACCTGGCCAGTACAGCTACGAACAGCTATTCAGTGTCGCCCGGCAATTGCGTTTAAGCCGCCGCGATGCCGTGGAAATTTATCGCCGTATGGTGTTTAACCTTATAGCGCGCAACCACGACGACCACAGTAAAAATGTTGGCTTTCTGCTACCAGGACCCCGCACCGCCTGGCAATTGGCTCCCGCATTTGATATCGCCTATAGTTACAAGCCAGGTTCACCTTGGGTGAATTCACATCAATTAAATGTGAACGGCAAACGCGACAATTTCGTCATGGACGATTTGCTCAGCATCGCTAAGCTCATTAGCAATTTCACCAAAGAAGCCAAAGCGATTATCCAGCAGATATTGGGTGTCGTAGATCAATGGCACGATTACGCAGAGCGAGCCGAAGTGAGACCCGAATTCGCACAGCAAATAAAACAAAACTTGCGACTTAAGTGGTAA